One stretch of Lytechinus variegatus isolate NC3 chromosome 17, Lvar_3.0, whole genome shotgun sequence DNA includes these proteins:
- the LOC121431131 gene encoding DNA-binding protein RFX6-like: MSDSNTPEGLEKSTQLEDNGEGSENHAECSATDEPGEALDSTKHVQLVETLNWLSDNYERSDGICVPRCVLYTHYLDFCKKHDFSPSSAATFGKIIRQKFPKLTTRRLGTRGQSKYHYYGIGIKRSSIYYHSVYSGPGLTRFSEKKPKMEGSNKKFSLSSKTGTLLPEYPDAHNLVLPPEVPCEKVEIFILMYRTHSQRLLDVIVSNNFDEVQNFLLHFWQGLPPHLSCLLNYDVIIDVVVLCDSILYKVLNDVLIPTVIQDIPESLQNEIRLFARKLPVWLEMSLDQIPGEVRKKKMKVVRTFVQSLRRQMSFIHLAQTARSVLLSHESITEMLGDLKEITSITSFYHAGLTEELKASSKEMLAEFEALMKKQAPLESFIEWIDCVIDDRLLKTHDDSDIDPSQFNSQASEFLMNWSFITGKLMAEFTMRALKSFGKFHLLNLMLQEYALLTIETQHEKAVHIGYQRNVQQHMKKTAIIKTKAMVRTSNRKAGSAQPNKAKKRRASTCANTQDDLDPDLLKNKQLNSHGSCLNHTESTRDASGMSSEDSRHQVGGNPSQSYPPAYTQNTEATAPTSNHVPLHQNIPGHNYYSDTNGGQPERSYNIPYQNQRPTPEYGHQSVSIPVGSFSYPQTTFPNPVVPPHLPLPTSWNNSSTATGFGVYTDSPGHTAPVHYGNMMHFSTPEQSRDYRNFNTPGFQPLVDDRTGRYAPSGMMIPNNMNRFEPVDGVARNLPFPSDFPPMPNH, encoded by the exons gttaTCGGATAATTACGAGCGGTCAGACGGCATCTGTGTACCTCGGTGTGTTCTTTATACACATTACCTGGATTTCTGCAAGAAACACGACTTTTCTCCATCTAGTGCTGCGACGTTCGGAAAG ATTATTCGGCAGAAGTTTCCCAAGTTGACAACCAGGCGTCTTGGTACGAGAGGCCAATCAAA ATACCACTATTACGGGATTGGCATCAAGAGAAGTTCCATCTACTATCATTCAGTGTATTCTGGTCCTGGTCTAACAAG ATTTTCAGAGAAGAAGCCTAAGATGGAG gGATCCAACAAGAAGTTCTCTCTAAGCTCCAAGACGGGTACTCTTCTTCCGGAGTACCCCGATGCTCACAACCTCGTTCTCCCGCCAGAGGTCCCTTGTGAAAAG GTTGAGATATTCATACTGATGTATCGAACTCACTCCCAACGACTGCTAGATGTCATCGTgtcaaataattttgatgag gttcagaattttcttcttcatttctgGCAAGGCCTACCCCCTCATCTGTCCTGTCTGCTgaattatgacgtcatcattgaCGTCGTAGTACTTTGCGATTCCATTCTGTACAAG GTTCTCAACGATGTTCTGATCCCAACGGTCATCCAAGATATTCCCGAGAG CCTTCAAAATGAGATCAGATTATTTGCAAGAAAACTTCCAGTCTGGCTTGAGATGTCCCTAGACCAGATCCCAGGAGAagtcagaaaaaagaaaatgaaag TTGTTCGAACGTTTGTTCAGAGCCTCCGACGTCAGatgtcattcattcatcttGCACAG aCTGCTCGATCTGTTCTACTAAGCCACGAGTCGATCACGGAGATGCTGGGAGATCTAAAAGAGATCACGTCGATAACATCATTCTATCATGCAGGGTTGACAGAAGAACTGAAGGCTTCATCTAAGGAGA TGCTTGCTGAATTTGAAGCGTTGATGAAGAAGCAAGCTCCCCTAGAATCGTTTATTGAATGGATCGACTGCGTTATTGATGACAGGCTTCTGAAG ACGCATGACGATTCGGACATCGATCCCTCCCAGTTCAACAGCCAAGCTTCGGAGTTCCTCATGAATTGGTCTTTCATCACGGGCAAACTTATGGCCGAGTTCACAATGAGAGCTCTGAAGAGTTTCG GCAAGTTCCATTTGCTGAATTTGATGCTCCAAGAGTATGCCCTTCTGACCATTGAGACGCAACACGAAAAGGCGGTTCATATTGGATACCAGAGAAACGTTCAGCAACACATGAAGAAAACAG CCATCATCAAAACGAAGGCAATGGTGAGGACATCGAATCGGAAAGCCGGATCCGCCCAACCCAATAAGGCAAAGAAAAGACGAGCAAGCACTTGTGCTAATACACAAGATG ATCTTGATCCAGACCTACTGAAGAACAAACAACTAAACAGTCATGGCAGTTGTTTAAATCATACCGAATCAACCAGGGATGCATCGGGAATGTCCTCCGAAGATTCCAGACACCAAGTAGGTGGCAATCCTTCGCAGTCGTATCCGCCGGCCTACACCCAGAACACGGAAGCAACCGCGCCAACTAGCAACCACGTTCCCCTGcaccaaaacatcccagggcaCAACTACTACAGCGACACCAACGGTGGCCAACCAGAGAGGTCATACAATATCCCCTACCAAAATCAACGACCTACACCTGAGTATGGGCACCAGAGTGTCTCTATCCCAGTCGGTTCATTCAGTTACCCCCAGACGACATTCCCCAACCCCGTGGTTCCTCCACACCTACCACTGCCTACCTCTTGGAACAACTCGTCGACTGCGACCGGCTTCGGCGTCTACACTGATTCACCTGGCCATACAGCCCCAGTTCATTACGGAAACATGATGCATTTCTCGACGCCAGAACAATCGCGTGATTACCGCAATTTCAATACTCCTGGTTTCCAGCCACTGGTTGACGATCGAACAGGGAGATATGCTCCATCTGGAATGATGATTCCAAATAACATGAATAGGTTTGAACCAGTAGATGGTGTAGCTAGGAACCTACCGTTCCCAAGTGATTTCCCACCCATGCCTAATCACTAG
- the LOC121430494 gene encoding uncharacterized protein LOC121430494, with product MFDQCTEKQYKNGRMVQTIPKLIPASRAEDAECRGKSKLGIRTGRRVCQFPACLSSPCENGWCEESMTGYHCHCRAGYIGKRCEDEMRKRTTSVVTPAIQPETIASTPRQTLSAISTLIGTNTSATPVRTSNSEPFGTSYSSELSLSESDVAVELDDETDCSLLSANANCPDGWIGSLVIGKCYKVENDTIRNWTDSVSYCDSLDLQTMPTVVGASHRPSLLVPESDTEQKFLRNCVFPSVRGRWYWIKCSNRTEDMPGFVCETTRNHNVSYRNWGNDQPSDDLGKACVGVRASQKWRNAKCKKRLYLLCQIYTSGI from the exons ATGTTTGATCAATGCACGGAGAAACAATACAAGAACGGTCGCATGGTCCAGACCATCCCCAAGTTGATCCCAGCTTCCAGAGCCGAGGATGCAGAATGCAGGGGAAAGAGCAAACTGGGAATACGAACAGGACGTCGAGTTTGTCAGTTTCCAG CCTGCTTGAGTAGTCCTTGTGAGAACGGCTGGTGCGAGGAGTCTATGACGGGATATCATTGTCACTGTCGGGCTGGGTACATTGGAAAACGATGCGAGGACGAGATGAGGAAAAGAACGACATCTGTGGTGACTCCAGCCATTCAGCCGGAAACAATAGCAAGCACTCCAAGGCAAACCCTATCTGCAATATCCACCCTTATCGGGACGAATACTTCAGCTACGCCAGTTAGGACAAGTAACAGCGAACCCTTTGGGACCAGCTATTCGTCTGAGCTTTCGCTGTCAGAATCCGACGTGGCAGTCGAACTGGACGACGAGACAGATTGTTCTTTGCTGAGCGCAAATG CAAACTGCCCAGATGGCTGGATTGGGAGCCTGGTAATTGGAAAGTGCTACAAAGTTGAGAATGACACGATACGCAACTGGACGGACTCGGTGTCTTACTGTGATAGCCTGGATCTCCAAACCATGCCAACAGTGGTAGGGGCGTCGCATCGACCCTCTCTATTGGTACCAGAGAGTGATACAGAGCAAAAGTTTCTCCGGAATTGTGTTTTCCCTTCCGTGCGAGGGAGATGGTACTGGATAAAATGCAGCAATCGCACGGAAGACATGCCGGGATTTGTATGTGAAACCACCCGCAACCACAATGTCTCTTACCGCA aCTGGGGGAATGACCAACCTTCTGATGATCTAGGAAAGGCGTGTGTCGGAGTTAGGGCAAGCCAGAAGTGGAGAAATGCCAAGTGCAAAAAGAGACTATATCTGCTTTGCCAAATTTATACTAGTGGAATCTGA